From a single Oncorhynchus tshawytscha isolate Ot180627B linkage group LG33, Otsh_v2.0, whole genome shotgun sequence genomic region:
- the stip1 gene encoding stress-induced-phosphoprotein 1, translating to MEKVSQLKDQGNKALSAGKIDEAIRCYTEALALDPSNHVLFSNRSAAHAKKGNYESALEDACQTIKIKPDWGKGYSRKAAAQEFLGQFEDAKLTYQEGFRQEPTNQQLKEGLQNIEARLAEKKMMNPFSMPNMFEKLESDSRTHALMKDPEYRALLEQLRDKPSMLGSKLQDPRVMTTLSVLLGLDLAGMDEEEEPTPPPPPKPKETQPPPPKEEDLPANKRQALKEKELGNEAYKKKDFTTALEHYEEALKHDPTNMTYLSNQAAVFFEKAEYEMCRELCDKAIEVGRENREDYRHIAKALARVGNSYFKQEKYKEAVQFYNKSLTEHRTPDVLKKCQQAEKVLKEQEKLAYINPDQALEEKNKGNESFQKGDYPSAMRHYSEAIKRNPNDAKLFSNRAACYTKLLEFQLALKDCEDCIKLDPTFIKGYTRKAAALEAMKDFSKAMVAYEKALELDSTSKEATEGIQRCMMSQHVRNDDSPEDVKRRAMADPEVQQIMSDPAMRMILEQMQKDPQALSDHLKNPGIAQKIQKLIDVGLIAIR from the exons ATGGAGAAA GTGTCACAGTTGAAGGATCAGGGCAACAAGGCACTGAGTGCCGGGAAGATCGACGAGGCCATACGCTGCTACACAGAAGCGTTGGCCCTCGATCCCTCAAACCATGTCCTCTTCAGCAACCGCTCGGCTGCCCATGCCAAGAAGGGCAACTACGAGAGCGCTCTGGAGGACGCCTGTCAGACCATCAAGATTAAACCTGACTGGGGAAAG GGCTACTCAAGGAAAGCGGCAGCCCAGGAGTTCCTTGGACAGTTTGAGGATGCAAAATTGACGTACCAAGAGGGATTCAGACAGGAGCCCACTAATCAGCAGCTCAAGGAGGGGCTGCAGAACATAGAAGCCCGTTTAGCAG AAAAAAAGATGATGAACCCCTTCTCCATGCCCAACATGTTTGAAAAGCTGGAGAGCGACTCTCGAACCCATGCCCTGATGAAAGATCCAGAGTACAGAGCGCTTTTGGAGCAGCTCCGGGATAAACCGTCTATGCTTGGCTC GAAGCTCCAGGACCCTAGAGTAATGACCACCCTATCGGTCCTGCTGGGGTTAGACTTGGCTGGCATGGATGAAGAGGAAGAGCCtactcctcccccacctcccaaaCCCAAAGAGACTCAGCCACCCCCTCCCAAAGAGGAAGACTTACCTGCGAACAAGAGACAA GCTCTAAAGGAGAAGGAGCTGGGCAACGAGGCGTACAAGAAAAAAGACTTTACCACTGCACTGGAACATTATGAAGAAGCCCTCAAGCATGACCCAACCAACATGACATATCTTTCTAACCAAGCAG CTGTGTTCTTTGAGAAGGCTGAGTATGAGATGTGCAGGGAGCTGTGTGACAAGGCCATCGAGGTGGGCAGAGAGAACCGGGAGGACTACAGACACATTGCCAA gGCCTTGGCTAGGGTTGGCAACTCATACTTCAAGCAGGAGAAATACAAGGAAGCAGTCCAGTTTTACAACAAGAGTCTGACAGAGCATCGCACCCCTGATGTCCTTAAGAAGTGCCAGCAG GCGGAGAAGGTATTGAAGGAGCAGGAGAAGCTGGCCTACATCAACCCAGATCAGGCCTTGGAAGAGAAGAACAAGGGCAATGAGTCCTTCCAgaaag GAGACTATCCTTCAGCCATGAGACATTACTCTGAGGCCATCAAGAGGAACCCCAATGACGCCAAGCTCTTCAGCAACAGAGCTGCCTGCTACACAAAGCTGCTGGAGTTCCAGCTTGCCCTAAAG gATTGTGAGGACTGTATCAAACTTGATCCTACCTTCA TAAAAGGGTACACGCGCAAGGCAGCTGCTTTGGAGGCCATGAAAGATTTCTCTAAAGCGATGGTTGCCTACGAGAAGGCTCTGGAGCTGGACTCTACTTCCAAG GAGGCCACGGAGGGCATCCAGCGCTGCATGATGAGCCAGCACGTGAGGAATGACGACAGTCCAGAGGACGTGAAGAGGAGGGCCATGGCTGACCCGGAGGTGCAGCAGATCATGAGTGACCCAGCCATGCGCATGATCCTAGAGCAGATGCAGAAGGACCCACAGGCACTCAGCGA TCACCTTAAGAATCCAGGCATTGCTCAGAAGATCCAGAAACTGATAGATGTGGGACTGATAGCCATCCGGTGA
- the LOC112231288 gene encoding fermitin family homolog 3 isoform X1, giving the protein MAAWDLSVTVEELGPEAPPLKVSVTSDLHIGGVILKIVEKTQIKKDWSDHALWWEQKQQWLLRPSWTLEKYEIHADARLSLTPQHKPLRLGLPNGTTLRLQACFSRPVFQTVMEVCHLLNLRHPEELSLLRPMEVKKKKKDKEAEEEVVYDLTGLRTSSGPAHTLSNGMPMHFADSLQTEAVYKMLSVSLPAPAPETITKMPRPTSLMDKAQVHSRWLDSSRSLLQQRVQEHDRLLLRFKYYCFHDLDPKYDAVRLTQLYEQARWAILLEDVDCTEEEMMLFAALQYHIGKVSLSEPQPMTSCPAMDDLDSALQCLEVKMEAEESITADMLETMTVAPELQDYLKIFRPKRLTLKGYKQFWFAFNNTSISYYKSKEESLKEPIQQMNLKGCEVAPDVSVAGQKFCIRLLIPGAEGMNEVYLRCENELQYSRWMAACRLASKGKTLADSSFSSEVQNIQSFLAMQRTNPGANTAQTDDSINTYSLVSPRYHKKYKAKQLTPRILEAYQNVAQLPLTDALLRFLQIWQGLPDFGVSYFVVRFKGCRKDEVLGVTNNRLIRIDLSIGDVVKTWRYNTMRQWNVNWDIQQMAIEFNGNVNIAFSCVTATCKIVHEYIGGYIFMATRTKEQAEVLNQELFFKLTGGHEAI; this is encoded by the exons ATGGCTGCCTGGGATCTGTCTGTGACAGTGGAGGAGCTTGGCCCAGAGGCCCCACCCCTCAAAGTTAGCGTGACCTCAGACCTGCACATTGGTGGCGTCATTCTCAAAATTGTGGAGAAGACAC AGATAAAGAAGGATTGGTCAGACCATGCCCTGTGGTGGGAACAGAAGCAGCAGTGGCTTCTCCGACCATCCTGGACCCTTGAGAAGTATGAAATCCATGCCGACGCTCGCCTGAGCCTCACCCCCCAGCACAAGCCTCTAAGACTGGGGCTACCCAACGGGACCACCCTGAGGCTTCAGGCCTGCTTCTCTCGTCCAGTCTTCCAAACGGTCATGGAGGTCTGTCATCTGCTGA ACCTGCGTCACCCAGAGGAGCTGTCGTTGTTACGGCCAATGGAGgtgaagaaaaagaaaaaagacaAGGAGGCAGAAGAGGAAGTAGTATACGATCTAACAGGCCTTCGGACCTCATCAG GTCCAGCTCACACCCTGTCCAATGGCATGCCTATGCACTTTGCTGACTCACTGCAGACTGAGGCTGTGTATAAGATGTTGTCTGTCAGCCTACCTGCACCTGCTCCTGAGACTATCACCAAGATGCCCCGTCCCACCAGCCTTATGGACAAGGCACAAGTTCACAGCAG ATGGCTGGATTCGTCTCGTTCTCTGCTCCAACAGAGAGTGCAGGAGCATGACAGGCTGCTACTACGCTTCAAATACTACTGCTTCCATGACCTGGATCCCAAG TATGATGCGGTCCGTCTGACCCAGCTGTATGAGCAGGCTCGCTGGGCCATCTTGCTGGAGGATGTTGACTGCACAGAGGAAGAGATGATGCTCTTTGCTGCCCTTCAG TACCACATTGGTAAGGTGTCTCTGTCAGAGCCCCAGCCGATGACATCATGTCCTGCCATGGATGATCTTGACTCTGCCCTTCAGTGTTTGGAGGTGAAGATGGAAGCGGAGGAGAGTATCACTGCGGACATGCTG GAAACAATGACGGTAGCACCAGAGCTGCAGGACTACTTGAAAATCTTCAG ACCAAAAAGACTGACACTAAAGGGCTATAAACAGTTCTGGTTCGcattcaacaacacatccatctCCTACTACAAGAGTAAAGAGGAGAGCCTCAAGGAACCCATTCAGCAGATGAACCTCAAAG GCTGTGAGGTGGCCCCAGACGTTAGTGTGGCTGGTCAGAAGTTCTGCATCAGACTGCTGATCCCTGGGGCTGAGGGCATGAACGAAGTCTACCTACGCTGTGAGAAT GAGCTGCAGTACAGCAGGTGGATGGCAGCTTGCCGTTTAGCCTCCAAAGGGAAGACACTAGCAGACAGCTCTTTCTCTAGTGAGGTGCAGAATATCCAGTCCTTCCTGGCCATGCAGCGAACCAACCCTGGGGCCAATACTGCTCAGACTGATGACAGCATCAACACATACAGCCTTGTATCCCCACGCTACCACAAAAAGTACAAAGCCAAACAG CTAACTCCACGCATCCTGGAAGCCTATCAGAATGTGGCCCAGCTCCCTCTAACAGATGCCCTCCTCAGGTTTCTTCAAATCTGGCAGGGTCTACCTGACTTTGGGGTGTCCTATTTTGTGGTGAG GTTTAAGGGATGCCGTAAAGATGAAGTCCTTGGGGTCACCAACAACCGTCTCATCCGCATTGACCTCAGCATAGGAGATGTGGTGAAGACATGGAGATACAACACCATGAGACAGTGGAATGTCAACTGGGATATTCAACAG ATGGCCATTGAGTTCAATGGCAATGTTAACATTGCCTTCAGCTGTGTGACTGCAACCTGCAAGATTGTGCACGAGTACATTGGGGGCTACATCTTCATGGCCACACGCACCAAAGAGCAGGCCGAGGTGTTGAACCAGGAGCTCTTCTTCAAACTGACTGGTGGTCATGAAGCCATCTAA
- the LOC112231288 gene encoding fermitin family homolog 3 isoform X2, with amino-acid sequence MCSYTSSPDTSLSTPEIKKDWSDHALWWEQKQQWLLRPSWTLEKYEIHADARLSLTPQHKPLRLGLPNGTTLRLQACFSRPVFQTVMEVCHLLNLRHPEELSLLRPMEVKKKKKDKEAEEEVVYDLTGLRTSSGPAHTLSNGMPMHFADSLQTEAVYKMLSVSLPAPAPETITKMPRPTSLMDKAQVHSRWLDSSRSLLQQRVQEHDRLLLRFKYYCFHDLDPKYDAVRLTQLYEQARWAILLEDVDCTEEEMMLFAALQYHIGKVSLSEPQPMTSCPAMDDLDSALQCLEVKMEAEESITADMLETMTVAPELQDYLKIFRPKRLTLKGYKQFWFAFNNTSISYYKSKEESLKEPIQQMNLKGCEVAPDVSVAGQKFCIRLLIPGAEGMNEVYLRCENELQYSRWMAACRLASKGKTLADSSFSSEVQNIQSFLAMQRTNPGANTAQTDDSINTYSLVSPRYHKKYKAKQLTPRILEAYQNVAQLPLTDALLRFLQIWQGLPDFGVSYFVVRFKGCRKDEVLGVTNNRLIRIDLSIGDVVKTWRYNTMRQWNVNWDIQQMAIEFNGNVNIAFSCVTATCKIVHEYIGGYIFMATRTKEQAEVLNQELFFKLTGGHEAI; translated from the exons ATGTGTTCATATACATCATCGCCAGACACCTCTCTGTCCACTCCAGAGATAAAGAAGGATTGGTCAGACCATGCCCTGTGGTGGGAACAGAAGCAGCAGTGGCTTCTCCGACCATCCTGGACCCTTGAGAAGTATGAAATCCATGCCGACGCTCGCCTGAGCCTCACCCCCCAGCACAAGCCTCTAAGACTGGGGCTACCCAACGGGACCACCCTGAGGCTTCAGGCCTGCTTCTCTCGTCCAGTCTTCCAAACGGTCATGGAGGTCTGTCATCTGCTGA ACCTGCGTCACCCAGAGGAGCTGTCGTTGTTACGGCCAATGGAGgtgaagaaaaagaaaaaagacaAGGAGGCAGAAGAGGAAGTAGTATACGATCTAACAGGCCTTCGGACCTCATCAG GTCCAGCTCACACCCTGTCCAATGGCATGCCTATGCACTTTGCTGACTCACTGCAGACTGAGGCTGTGTATAAGATGTTGTCTGTCAGCCTACCTGCACCTGCTCCTGAGACTATCACCAAGATGCCCCGTCCCACCAGCCTTATGGACAAGGCACAAGTTCACAGCAG ATGGCTGGATTCGTCTCGTTCTCTGCTCCAACAGAGAGTGCAGGAGCATGACAGGCTGCTACTACGCTTCAAATACTACTGCTTCCATGACCTGGATCCCAAG TATGATGCGGTCCGTCTGACCCAGCTGTATGAGCAGGCTCGCTGGGCCATCTTGCTGGAGGATGTTGACTGCACAGAGGAAGAGATGATGCTCTTTGCTGCCCTTCAG TACCACATTGGTAAGGTGTCTCTGTCAGAGCCCCAGCCGATGACATCATGTCCTGCCATGGATGATCTTGACTCTGCCCTTCAGTGTTTGGAGGTGAAGATGGAAGCGGAGGAGAGTATCACTGCGGACATGCTG GAAACAATGACGGTAGCACCAGAGCTGCAGGACTACTTGAAAATCTTCAG ACCAAAAAGACTGACACTAAAGGGCTATAAACAGTTCTGGTTCGcattcaacaacacatccatctCCTACTACAAGAGTAAAGAGGAGAGCCTCAAGGAACCCATTCAGCAGATGAACCTCAAAG GCTGTGAGGTGGCCCCAGACGTTAGTGTGGCTGGTCAGAAGTTCTGCATCAGACTGCTGATCCCTGGGGCTGAGGGCATGAACGAAGTCTACCTACGCTGTGAGAAT GAGCTGCAGTACAGCAGGTGGATGGCAGCTTGCCGTTTAGCCTCCAAAGGGAAGACACTAGCAGACAGCTCTTTCTCTAGTGAGGTGCAGAATATCCAGTCCTTCCTGGCCATGCAGCGAACCAACCCTGGGGCCAATACTGCTCAGACTGATGACAGCATCAACACATACAGCCTTGTATCCCCACGCTACCACAAAAAGTACAAAGCCAAACAG CTAACTCCACGCATCCTGGAAGCCTATCAGAATGTGGCCCAGCTCCCTCTAACAGATGCCCTCCTCAGGTTTCTTCAAATCTGGCAGGGTCTACCTGACTTTGGGGTGTCCTATTTTGTGGTGAG GTTTAAGGGATGCCGTAAAGATGAAGTCCTTGGGGTCACCAACAACCGTCTCATCCGCATTGACCTCAGCATAGGAGATGTGGTGAAGACATGGAGATACAACACCATGAGACAGTGGAATGTCAACTGGGATATTCAACAG ATGGCCATTGAGTTCAATGGCAATGTTAACATTGCCTTCAGCTGTGTGACTGCAACCTGCAAGATTGTGCACGAGTACATTGGGGGCTACATCTTCATGGCCACACGCACCAAAGAGCAGGCCGAGGTGTTGAACCAGGAGCTCTTCTTCAAACTGACTGGTGGTCATGAAGCCATCTAA
- the LOC112231288 gene encoding fermitin family homolog 3 isoform X3, whose translation MEVKKKKKDKEAEEEVVYDLTGLRTSSGPAHTLSNGMPMHFADSLQTEAVYKMLSVSLPAPAPETITKMPRPTSLMDKAQVHSRWLDSSRSLLQQRVQEHDRLLLRFKYYCFHDLDPKYDAVRLTQLYEQARWAILLEDVDCTEEEMMLFAALQYHIGKVSLSEPQPMTSCPAMDDLDSALQCLEVKMEAEESITADMLETMTVAPELQDYLKIFRPKRLTLKGYKQFWFAFNNTSISYYKSKEESLKEPIQQMNLKGCEVAPDVSVAGQKFCIRLLIPGAEGMNEVYLRCENELQYSRWMAACRLASKGKTLADSSFSSEVQNIQSFLAMQRTNPGANTAQTDDSINTYSLVSPRYHKKYKAKQLTPRILEAYQNVAQLPLTDALLRFLQIWQGLPDFGVSYFVVRFKGCRKDEVLGVTNNRLIRIDLSIGDVVKTWRYNTMRQWNVNWDIQQMAIEFNGNVNIAFSCVTATCKIVHEYIGGYIFMATRTKEQAEVLNQELFFKLTGGHEAI comes from the exons ATGGAGgtgaagaaaaagaaaaaagacaAGGAGGCAGAAGAGGAAGTAGTATACGATCTAACAGGCCTTCGGACCTCATCAG GTCCAGCTCACACCCTGTCCAATGGCATGCCTATGCACTTTGCTGACTCACTGCAGACTGAGGCTGTGTATAAGATGTTGTCTGTCAGCCTACCTGCACCTGCTCCTGAGACTATCACCAAGATGCCCCGTCCCACCAGCCTTATGGACAAGGCACAAGTTCACAGCAG ATGGCTGGATTCGTCTCGTTCTCTGCTCCAACAGAGAGTGCAGGAGCATGACAGGCTGCTACTACGCTTCAAATACTACTGCTTCCATGACCTGGATCCCAAG TATGATGCGGTCCGTCTGACCCAGCTGTATGAGCAGGCTCGCTGGGCCATCTTGCTGGAGGATGTTGACTGCACAGAGGAAGAGATGATGCTCTTTGCTGCCCTTCAG TACCACATTGGTAAGGTGTCTCTGTCAGAGCCCCAGCCGATGACATCATGTCCTGCCATGGATGATCTTGACTCTGCCCTTCAGTGTTTGGAGGTGAAGATGGAAGCGGAGGAGAGTATCACTGCGGACATGCTG GAAACAATGACGGTAGCACCAGAGCTGCAGGACTACTTGAAAATCTTCAG ACCAAAAAGACTGACACTAAAGGGCTATAAACAGTTCTGGTTCGcattcaacaacacatccatctCCTACTACAAGAGTAAAGAGGAGAGCCTCAAGGAACCCATTCAGCAGATGAACCTCAAAG GCTGTGAGGTGGCCCCAGACGTTAGTGTGGCTGGTCAGAAGTTCTGCATCAGACTGCTGATCCCTGGGGCTGAGGGCATGAACGAAGTCTACCTACGCTGTGAGAAT GAGCTGCAGTACAGCAGGTGGATGGCAGCTTGCCGTTTAGCCTCCAAAGGGAAGACACTAGCAGACAGCTCTTTCTCTAGTGAGGTGCAGAATATCCAGTCCTTCCTGGCCATGCAGCGAACCAACCCTGGGGCCAATACTGCTCAGACTGATGACAGCATCAACACATACAGCCTTGTATCCCCACGCTACCACAAAAAGTACAAAGCCAAACAG CTAACTCCACGCATCCTGGAAGCCTATCAGAATGTGGCCCAGCTCCCTCTAACAGATGCCCTCCTCAGGTTTCTTCAAATCTGGCAGGGTCTACCTGACTTTGGGGTGTCCTATTTTGTGGTGAG GTTTAAGGGATGCCGTAAAGATGAAGTCCTTGGGGTCACCAACAACCGTCTCATCCGCATTGACCTCAGCATAGGAGATGTGGTGAAGACATGGAGATACAACACCATGAGACAGTGGAATGTCAACTGGGATATTCAACAG ATGGCCATTGAGTTCAATGGCAATGTTAACATTGCCTTCAGCTGTGTGACTGCAACCTGCAAGATTGTGCACGAGTACATTGGGGGCTACATCTTCATGGCCACACGCACCAAAGAGCAGGCCGAGGTGTTGAACCAGGAGCTCTTCTTCAAACTGACTGGTGGTCATGAAGCCATCTAA